The Ziziphus jujuba cultivar Dongzao chromosome 7, ASM3175591v1 genome includes a region encoding these proteins:
- the LOC107424711 gene encoding mitogen-activated protein kinase kinase kinase 5 isoform X5, translating to MRWLPSISFLSSSSSSTASPSSSSAFRSTSCGTGSSDSRQKKPATSSPNGNLRGGSFCSRRKLTRQRKLRHFAGDNVSGIARWSDSHSLDSPEGLRRWSTSCEYLPNASSSTSSAVPQPLPLPEFSSVFRRKDNSGDGDCRLPSPKSAPGRGVEDRDRDRAEGIGEGVSANTRIRSVFASQDTRTQGHAEIRPSRKGYNNDQSGFRIEIPIKSAPTSPLSSPGLSPRRQSVGDVLTYHYVVPQGNQVWSAPEMPTGDIIGGHHPPFFDYTVFSNDSSPLNSPQGRSTCQNPRSPGSTSPLHSKLSFETSTPRREGSASLEVHPLPLPPGAVISSPTVPIPQVTAKPESLPLKSQWQKGKLIGRGTFGSVYVASNRETGALCAMKEVEMLPDDPKSAECIKQLEQEIKVLSQLKHPNIVQYYGSEIIEDRFYIYLEYVHPGSINKYVREHCGAITESVVRNFTRHILSGLAYLHSTKTIHRDIKGANLLVDSSGVVKLADFGMAKHLTGQVSNLSLKGSPYWMAPELMQAVMQKDTSSDLALAVDIWSLGCTIIEMFTGKPPWNEYEGAAAMFKVMKDTPAIPETLSPEGKDFLRCCFQRNPAERPTAAKLLEHRFLKNSLLDVPSFPPLLNGMKLPDKPHILREQSESKLDQSPVSLSTPISRGKVTTFDSFA from the exons ATGCGTTGGTTACCTAGCATTTCATTCTTGTCGTCCTCTTCTTCGTCTACGGCTTCTCCGTCTTCGTCTTCTGCGTTTAGATCGACTTCTTGTGGGACTGGAAGCTCTGACTCGCGCCAAAAGAAGCCGGCCACCTCCTCCCCCAACGGGAATTTAAGAGGAGGTAGCTTTTGCTCCAGAAGGAAGCTCACGCGCCAGAGGAAGCTCCGGCATTTCGCCGGCGATAATGTTTCGGGAATTGCCAGATGGTCCGATTCGCATTCGCTGGACTCCCCCGAGGGTCTAAGGCGATGGTCCACGAGCTGTGAATACTTGCCGAACGCCTCGTCATCTACGTCGTCGGCGGTTCCTCAGCCGTTGCCTTTGCCGGAATTCTCTTCTGTTTTTCGACGGAAGGATAATTCCGGCGATGGCGACTGCCGGCTTCCGTCGCCGAAATCTGCACCTGGCAGGGGCGTGGAGGACCGAGATAGGGACAGAGCTGAAGGAATCGGAGAAGGTGTCTCGGCGAACACTCGAATTCGGAG CGTGTTTGCTTCCCAAGACACGAGGACTCAAGGTCATGCTGAAATAAGGCCGTCTAGGAAGGGTTATAATAATGATCAGAGTGGTTTCAGAATTGAAATTCCGATAAAAAGTGCTCCAACTAGTCCTTTGTCAAGTCCTGGACTTAGCCCACGAAGACAGAGTGTTGGAGATGTGCTTACTTATCATTATGTCGTTCCACAAGGAAATCAAGTTTGGTCTGCACCAGAGATGCCAACCGGGGATATAATTGGAGGACACCATCCTCCGTTCTTTGATTATACTGTATTTAGTAATGACAGTTCTCCATTAAACAGTCCACAGGGAAGAAGTACCTGCCAAAATCCGAGAAGCCCAGGATCTACATCGCCTTTGCATTCCAAATTATCATTTGAAACCTCTACACCTCGTCGGGAGGGTAGTGCTTCTCTAGAAGTTCACCCGTTACCACTTCCTCCTGGAGCAGTCATATCTTCACCAACGGTTCCCATCCCCCAAGTCACAGCTAAGCCAGAGTCACTGCCACTGAAAAGTCAATGGCAGAAGGGAAAGCTTATAGGTCGGGGAACATTTGGAAGTGTTTATGTTGCTAGCAATAG AGAAACTGGAGCTTTATGTGCAATGAAGGAAGTTGAAATGTTACCGGATGACCCAAAATCTGCAGAGTGTATTAAGCAGTTAGAGCAG GAAATTAAAGTTCTTAGCCAGCTCAAGCATCCTAATATTGTTCAGTATTATGGTAGTGAAATA ATTGAAGAtcgattctatatatatttagagtaTGTGCATCCTGgttccataaataaatatgttcGCGAACATTGTGGAGCGATCACAGAATCTGTTGTTCGCAATTTTACTCGACATATCCTCTCTGGGTTGGCTTACTTGCATAGCACAAAGACAATACACAG AGACATCAAAGGAGCTAATTTGCTTGTTGATTCATCTGGTGTTGTGAAGCTTGCCGATTTTGGGATGGCTAAACAT CTTACTGGACAAGTATCAAATCTTTCTCTAAAGGGAAGTCCATACTGGATGGCTCCGGAG CTCATGCAAGCAGTGATGCAGAAAGATACCAGCTCTGATCTTGCTCTTGCTGTTGATATTTGGAGTTTGGGATGCACAATTATTGAAATGTTCACTGGAAAACCTCCATGGAATGAATATGAGGGG GCTGCAGCTATGTTTAAAGTTATGAAGGACACACCAGCCATACCAGAAACACTTTCACCTGAGGGTAAGGATTTCTTGCGTTGCTGCTTTCAAAGAAATCCTGCAGAGAGGCCAACTGCTGCCAAGTTACTTGAACATCGGTTCCTGAAAAATTCTCTGCTGGACGTCCCATCTTTCCCTCCGTTGCTTAACGGGATGAAATTGCCG GATAAACCCCATATTCTAAGAGAGCAGTCTGAAAGTAAACTGGACCAGTCACCAGTATCCCTGAGCACACCAATTAGTAGAGGAAAGGTGACTACTTTTGATAG ctttGCATGA